In Helicobacter bilis, a genomic segment contains:
- the ispG gene encoding flavodoxin-dependent (E)-4-hydroxy-3-methylbut-2-enyl-diphosphate synthase: protein MQSDKIKPRYPTKQIHVGNVAIGGDAPISVQSMTFSKTHNIEETKAQLDRLQLAGADIVRLAVLTEEDAHALKALKGMTSLPLIADIHFKYKLALIAAESVDCIRINPGNIGSKEKIKEVVKACNMRNIPIRIGVNGGSLEKEFEQKYGPTPKGMVESALYNIKLLEDFGFTNIKVSLKASDAPRTIEAYELLRPLVPYPFHLGVTEAGTLYHSMIKSSIALGNLLMQGIGDTMRCSITGELEEEIKLAKSILRYSGRQKEGITIVSCPTCGRIQADLVSAIKRVETRLAHIKTPLQVSVMGCAVNALGEAKHADIAIAFGNKIGHIIKGGKVLAKMSEDSIVDRFVEEVEILAAEREKEA, encoded by the coding sequence ATGCAAAGCGATAAAATAAAGCCTCGCTATCCCACAAAGCAAATTCATGTCGGTAATGTAGCAATAGGTGGTGATGCCCCAATTAGCGTGCAAAGCATGACTTTTAGCAAAACCCATAATATTGAAGAGACAAAAGCACAACTTGATAGATTGCAACTAGCGGGAGCTGACATTGTGCGTTTAGCCGTGCTAACAGAAGAGGACGCACACGCACTAAAAGCGCTAAAGGGCATGACAAGTTTGCCCCTTATCGCAGATATACATTTTAAATACAAACTTGCATTAATTGCTGCTGAATCGGTTGATTGCATACGCATTAATCCGGGCAATATCGGCTCAAAAGAAAAGATAAAAGAAGTGGTAAAAGCATGTAATATGCGAAACATTCCTATACGAATTGGCGTAAATGGCGGCAGCTTAGAAAAAGAATTTGAGCAAAAATATGGACCAACACCAAAGGGCATGGTAGAATCTGCCCTTTATAATATCAAGCTTTTAGAAGACTTTGGCTTTACAAATATTAAAGTATCCTTAAAAGCAAGTGATGCACCACGCACAATAGAAGCCTATGAGCTTTTGCGTCCATTAGTGCCTTATCCATTCCACTTAGGCGTTACAGAGGCTGGCACGCTATATCATTCTATGATTAAAAGCTCCATTGCATTAGGGAATCTTCTCATGCAAGGAATCGGCGATACTATGCGTTGCTCTATCACAGGCGAGTTAGAAGAAGAGATTAAACTTGCAAAAAGCATTTTACGCTATTCAGGCAGACAAAAAGAGGGCATTACCATTGTTTCATGCCCTACATGTGGGCGGATACAGGCGGATTTAGTCAGTGCCATTAAGCGAGTAGAGACAAGACTAGCACATATTAAAACGCCCTTGCAAGTAAGTGTTATGGGCTGTGCGGTAAATGCGCTTGGCGAAGCAAAACACGCAGATATTGCCATAGCCTTTGGCAATAAAATAGGGCATATTATAAAAGGTGGCAAAGTCTTAGCAAAGATGAGTGAAGATAGCATTGTAGATAGATTTGTAGAAGAAGT
- a CDS encoding restriction endonuclease produces MSISALYQDKGEQYERLVAKYYRDRGYIVFKNSTKGKTGDCGLDLIAFSQKEDVTLLLQCKNQDSTKTAYYLKKDDVANYIKKFDEHRKYNLTYPKDHCVRGVFVIAAKCLEKEAYMYIKNYKQMPIEIMILAIASDGESVYRVNTQAKNSDKANSQ; encoded by the coding sequence ATGAGTATTTCTGCTTTATATCAAGATAAAGGTGAGCAATATGAGCGACTTGTTGCAAAATATTATCGCGATAGGGGCTATATTGTGTTTAAAAATAGCACAAAAGGAAAAACGGGTGATTGTGGATTAGACCTAATCGCTTTTAGTCAAAAGGAAGATGTAACACTTTTATTGCAGTGTAAAAATCAAGACTCTACAAAAACTGCCTATTATCTTAAAAAAGATGATGTAGCAAACTATATTAAAAAATTTGATGAACACAGAAAATACAATCTTACTTATCCAAAAGACCACTGCGTAAGAGGTGTATTTGTCATCGCTGCAAAATGCTTGGAAAAAGAGGCTTATATGTATATAAAAAATTATAAGCAAATGCCTATTGAGATTATGATACTTGCGATTGCAAGTGATGGAGAGTCTGTGTATCGAGTGAATACACAGGCAAAAAATAGTGATAAGGCAAA